In one Oculatellaceae cyanobacterium genomic region, the following are encoded:
- the hisS gene encoding histidine--tRNA ligase produces the protein MGTIQALRGTRDILPDEIGYWQRLEAVARDILGKATYREIRTPIFEQTDLFKRGIGEATDVVGKEMYTFKDKKNRSNTLRPEGTAGVVRAYIENGLHAQGGLQRLWYTGAMFRYENPQAGRQRQFHQLGVEVLGSADPRADAEVIAIATDILRTLGLKNLHLNLNSVGNLEDRQRYRQALIDYLTPFKDQLDPDSQDRLSRNPLRILDSKDEGTQAIAKDAPSILDYLSADSQRHFEQVQQLLTNLGISYELNPRLVRGLDYYTHTAFEIISDDLGAQATVCGGGRYDGLVAQLGGVDTPAVGWAMGLERLVLLLQQLQTKSQPVLDFYVVSRGTNAESQALVLANKLRNVGFSVELDLSGSAFKKQFARADKSGAVACLILGDEEAENHTVKLKWMVSKEQSAIAQADLLAKTDDLRDQIAALRTKII, from the coding sequence TGGGTACTATTCAAGCTTTACGTGGTACACGGGACATTCTGCCGGATGAAATTGGCTATTGGCAACGGCTAGAAGCTGTTGCACGGGATATTTTAGGGAAAGCAACTTATCGAGAAATTCGTACACCAATATTTGAGCAAACTGATTTGTTTAAACGTGGTATTGGCGAAGCTACTGATGTAGTTGGCAAAGAAATGTATACGTTTAAAGATAAAAAAAATCGCTCAAATACCCTACGCCCTGAAGGTACTGCTGGGGTAGTACGCGCTTATATTGAAAATGGTTTGCACGCGCAAGGTGGATTACAGCGCCTTTGGTATACGGGCGCAATGTTTCGTTACGAAAACCCGCAAGCTGGTAGACAACGACAGTTTCATCAGCTAGGTGTGGAAGTTTTGGGAAGTGCTGATCCACGGGCTGATGCAGAAGTAATTGCGATCGCTACTGATATTCTGCGAACTTTGGGTTTAAAAAATCTCCATCTTAATCTTAATTCTGTCGGCAATTTAGAAGACCGTCAGCGTTATCGTCAAGCATTAATTGATTATTTAACACCATTCAAAGATCAGTTAGATCCAGATTCCCAAGATCGTTTAAGTCGTAATCCTTTAAGAATTTTAGATAGTAAGGATGAAGGCACACAAGCAATTGCGAAAGATGCGCCGAGTATCTTAGATTATTTAAGTGCAGACTCGCAACGTCATTTTGAGCAAGTACAACAATTATTAACTAATTTAGGGATTAGTTACGAGTTAAATCCGCGTTTGGTACGTGGTTTAGATTATTACACTCACACAGCATTTGAAATTATATCGGATGATTTAGGGGCGCAAGCAACTGTTTGTGGTGGCGGTCGTTATGATGGGTTGGTAGCACAATTAGGTGGAGTAGATACGCCTGCTGTTGGTTGGGCAATGGGTTTAGAACGTTTAGTTTTATTGTTGCAACAGTTACAAACTAAATCACAACCAGTATTAGATTTTTATGTGGTTTCTAGAGGTACTAACGCTGAGTCTCAAGCTTTAGTATTAGCTAATAAGTTGCGTAATGTTGGCTTTAGTGTGGAATTAGATTTAAGTGGTAGTGCATTTAAGAAACAATTTGCACGCGCTGATAAAAGTGGGGCGGTTGCTTGCTTGATTTTGGGTGATGAAGAAGCAGAAAACCACACTGTTAAATTGAAGTGGATGGTGTCTAAAGAACAAAGTGCGATCGCGCAAGCTGATTTATTAGCAAAAACCGATGATTTACGCGATCAAATTGCTGCTTTAAGAACTAAAATAATCTAA
- a CDS encoding MFS transporter has product METTIPTETIISVEQQPTLDKQAIRSSLKASSWDGVFAAIFTSITGGVLLSNFLLQLGASPIEIGMVSSVPMVVNLLQPVGAYLSERTTSRRWYGIWIYAPARLLWLTLVLIIFWNCWHHMESHTLVILTLVMVLITNLMGAFGSASWLSWMAALVPQKLRGRYFGVRNSATSLTNLIGVPLMGLGISVFPGGTIQGYSLFLLLGVVAGLMSLGCQLQMADVNPQQQAVLGNQSLCVDEIKDSKAFPLPLSFDPNFLRFLLYVMCWAFAVNVCAPFFNLYLLDNLGIDVKWVTIYSSLMAGASLLMLVVWGKLADKIGNRPVLLLVGIVVALTPLLGLGTSNNSVCVWVWFPLLHLLIGGTNAAIDLCNNNLLMAVAPKNNQATYFATVAAVAGVGGALGTTAGGFIAEFLEYGGLPGLFALSSVLRLAALLPLMLVQEKRSQSLMQVIRSLLPIKPQFVPIPALQLVPRSK; this is encoded by the coding sequence ATGGAGACTACAATCCCAACAGAAACTATTATTTCTGTCGAGCAACAGCCGACTCTTGATAAACAAGCTATTCGTTCCAGCCTCAAAGCATCTAGCTGGGATGGCGTATTTGCGGCTATCTTTACTAGCATCACTGGTGGCGTTTTACTGAGTAACTTTCTGTTGCAGCTAGGCGCAAGCCCAATTGAAATTGGGATGGTCTCCTCAGTGCCAATGGTAGTAAATTTGCTGCAACCCGTAGGCGCGTATCTCTCAGAACGCACTACCTCTCGTCGTTGGTATGGGATTTGGATCTACGCTCCAGCACGGTTACTATGGTTAACTTTAGTCTTAATTATTTTTTGGAATTGCTGGCATCACATGGAGTCACACACTTTAGTGATTTTGACTCTAGTGATGGTATTGATCACAAATCTGATGGGAGCTTTTGGCAGTGCTTCCTGGCTAAGTTGGATGGCGGCGTTAGTTCCTCAAAAGTTGCGGGGACGCTATTTTGGCGTGCGGAATAGTGCCACTAGCTTAACTAATCTCATTGGTGTACCACTAATGGGTTTAGGAATATCTGTTTTCCCTGGAGGTACTATTCAAGGCTATAGCCTATTCTTGCTACTGGGAGTTGTAGCAGGGCTGATGAGTTTAGGATGTCAGTTGCAGATGGCAGATGTTAATCCGCAACAGCAGGCAGTACTAGGAAATCAAAGCTTATGTGTAGACGAGATTAAAGATTCAAAGGCTTTCCCGCTTCCACTAAGCTTTGATCCTAACTTTTTGCGCTTTCTGCTTTATGTGATGTGTTGGGCATTTGCTGTGAATGTTTGCGCCCCCTTCTTCAACCTCTATCTGCTGGACAACTTGGGTATAGATGTTAAATGGGTAACCATTTATAGCAGTTTGATGGCTGGGGCTAGTTTGCTCATGTTGGTGGTGTGGGGGAAACTAGCAGACAAAATTGGCAACCGTCCAGTTTTATTATTAGTAGGGATAGTAGTAGCATTAACACCTTTACTTGGCTTAGGAACTAGCAATAACTCTGTTTGTGTTTGGGTTTGGTTCCCACTTTTACACTTGCTTATTGGTGGAACTAATGCTGCCATTGATTTATGCAATAACAATTTGCTGATGGCAGTAGCACCTAAGAATAATCAAGCTACTTATTTTGCTACGGTTGCGGCTGTTGCTGGAGTAGGTGGCGCGCTAGGAACTACAGCAGGAGGGTTTATAGCTGAATTTTTAGAATACGGTGGTTTGCCTGGTTTGTTTGCACTATCTTCTGTGCTACGGCTGGCAGCGTTATTGCCTCTGATGTTAGTTCAAGAGAAACGTAGCCAAAGCTTGATGCAGGTAATACGATCGCTCTTACCTATCAAACCTCAATTTGTTCCCATTCCCGCCCTGCAATTGGTTCCTCGGTCAAAATAG